From the genome of Triticum aestivum cultivar Chinese Spring chromosome 3B, IWGSC CS RefSeq v2.1, whole genome shotgun sequence, one region includes:
- the LOC123066941 gene encoding uncharacterized protein yields MHRSFQFGMAAFHLLFLFLVLALSFSGNSAVAAVVDDQPRPQQEVCMASSSSSCPEAAVDAKVLKGEASVMYKEKASSFFRHDGRTIKVDFVLPASNSEVAAGDEDLQLRQEAMAQAITVLSRYSPETTDEQTLKRAMGVVNLEAQRWKPIFRAVGRVLESGADDRTKEDAFAQARVQLNRDLGQEGPNALKLDFGYM; encoded by the coding sequence ATGCACCGATCCTTTCAATTCGGCATGGCCGCCTTCCACCTCCTGTTCCTCTTCCTCGTGCTTGCCTTGTCCTTCAGCGGCAACAGCGCTGTCGCCGCCGTGGTTGACGACCAGCCTCGGCCGCAGCAGGAGGTCTGCATGGCGTCCTCTTCTTCATCCTGCCCAgaagccgccgtcgacgccaaggTGCTCAAGGGGGAGGCCAGCGTGATGTACAAGGAGAAGGCCAGCTCGTTCTTCAGGCATGATGGTCGCACCATCAAGGTCGACTTCGTCCTCCCCGCCAGCAACAGCGAAGTCGCCGCTGGTGACGAGGACCTGCAGCTGCGGCAGGAGGCCATGGCGCAGGCCATTACGGTCCTCTCCCGCTACAGCCCAGAGACCACCGACGAACAGACGCTGAAGCGGGCGATGGGGGTGGTGAACCTCGAGGCCCAACGGTGGAAGCCCATCTTCAGGGCGGTCGGCAGGGTGCTGGAGAGCGGCGCCGACGACCGCACCAAGGAGGACGCGTTCGCCCAGGCCAGGGTGCAGCTCAACCGCGACCTCGGCCAAGAAGGTCCCAACGCCCTCAAGCTCGACTTCGGGTATATGTGA
- the LOC123066943 gene encoding uncharacterized protein has product MGRFHFHLFFFLVLALATSSSTSAVATANDDAVQQRKEAMVQALGVVTRFDLANTDPEAVRQVKQALAVLDREVQAHPQRWKTIFNAVDKAMHSGADDRSRAEASLMAKELLEREFGPCPRCLKRDLGVEDL; this is encoded by the coding sequence ATGGGCAGGTTCCACttccacctcttcttcttcctcgtgctTGCGCTCGCCACCAGCAGCAGCACCAGCGCAGTGGCCACTGCCAACGATGACGCCGTGCAGCAGCGGAAGGAGGCCATGGTGCAGGCCCTCGGGGTAGTCACCCGCTTCGACCTGGCCAACACCGACCCCGAAGCAGTGAGGCAGGTGAAGCAGGCGCTCGCGGTGCTGGACCGTGAGGTCCAGGCCCACCCCCAGCGGTGGAAGACCATTTTCAACGCCGTTGACAAGGCCATGCATAGCGGCGCCGACGACCGCAGCAGGGCGGAGGCGTCCTTAATGGCCAAGGAGCTGCTGGAGCGGGAGTTCGGCCCGTGTCCGAGATGCCTCAAAAGGGACCTCGGAGTCGAAGATCTGTAA